The sequence CTTGATGGCTAACGGTTTATTACCTGATAAATAATAATAGATTCCTTTGTTTCTTAATGCGAATAAATTTTTGCTGTTTTGTTTTAAGCTGAAATTGATGTCTTCAATACCTCGCTCCATTTGGCCGTCAAATAGATAATAAAGTCCTCGATTGTTATAAAAATAAGCCTGGCCAGCATTTAGGTCAATGGCTTTATTGACCCATTTGAGGGCAGAATCGATTGCATCTCTTTCAAAGGCGATCAACGACCGCAAGTTGAAAATATTAGGTTCTTCAGGGTTGAGGCTTTCGGCTTTGTTGAGGTTGGTAGTTGCCGATTTATAATCTTTCCTATAATACTGGATCGTGGCTTTGTTCACGTATAGGTCAGTAATGGTTTGGTCATGTTCAATCGCTTGGTCAAACGCTTGCAGCGCCGTTTCATAATTGCCCAATGTTTCTTGCACCAGCCCTCGCAGGAAATACCCTCTGTAATCATC comes from Echinicola vietnamensis DSM 17526 and encodes:
- a CDS encoding tetratricopeptide repeat protein; amino-acid sequence: MISSKKLLKFLFPTLTVFILLSSCDSNEDKKGRFLLKGNNKMMENDFDGAIDFYSEALALDQEFVDAYYNRGIAYTKTSDFQRAISDFNKAISIDHQYVDAYYHRGIAHFDNGANYNALSDADQLIALAPDDYRGYFLRGLVQETLGNYETALQAFDQAIEHDQTITDLYVNKATIQYYRKDYKSATTNLNKAESLNPEEPNIFNLRSLIAFERDAIDSALKWVNKAIDLNAGQAYFYNNRGLYYLFDGQMERGIEDINFSLKQNSKNLFALRNKGIYYYLSGNKPLAIKYLQEVYSKDSSIKLTKKYLDLAQEM